The nucleotide sequence TGGTCACAAGCCTTGTCGCGGTGATCGCAGATCGCTGGCCCTGGAAGCCCCGTCACGCGGCGTTCATCTTTGCCCATGTCGGCATCATTATGATCATCTTTGGCGCGTTGTTAACCCAGCTCTACGGCGTGGATGGCATCATCCGCCTGACCGGCACGGCAGAAGCTGTTAACGAAGTGCAACTGCAGGACACCCAGCTGACCGTCTACCGATCGCGCAGCGGTGATGGCTATGACAAAGTTTATTCCGAAGAAGTGAACTTTCTAAAAAACCCGATTACGGCCAAAGAACCGTTCCTGATTAAGGCCAAGGGGTTGCATTTTGAATTGCTGGAATCCATCCCCTATGGACTGGCCCAAACCCGTGTCGAAGCTTCCCCGACGGCGCAAAGTGGTTCCGCCGTGCGCTTTCAACTGGCCAATGCAAATGTCAGTGAAATCGACTGGCTGATTCAGCGAAACGCCTTTGAACGCGCAGAAAAACAAATCGGCCCGGTTCTGCTGACCATGGGAGGCCTGTGGCAGCGCCGTCCCGAGATCAACGAAATCCGTCTGTATCAGAATGAAAAACAGCAACTGAACTATGCCCTGTACAGCAAAGACAACCAGAATCCCTATAAGAGAGGCACCCTGGCCGAAGGCGACCGCATTCAAACTGCCTGGATGGGGCTTGAGCTGCGCACCCTGCAGTTCCTGACAAAAGCTGTGCAGAAATATGAAGTTCGTGCGATGGACCGCCCGACACCCGCCACGCGCGCTTCCCTGAAAGTTCGCTATAACGGACAGGAAAGTTATCTGGTGCTAAATGACTATATCAAAGTCTTCACTGACGAATGGGTTTATCTGGTCGCGTATCATCACAAAAAAATCCCTCTGGGTTTTGATATCTCTTTAAGAAATTTCAAAAAAACAGATTATCCCGGCACCATGCGCGCCATGGCCTATGAAAGTGAAGTGCAGTTCGCCGATCAGCGCGCGACCATTTCAATGAACGAACCGCTGAAGCATCAGGACTATTACATCTATCAAGCCAGCTTCGAGGAATCTCCGAATGGCGGCGTCGCGGCTTCCATCTTGTCAGTGAATCGCGATCCCGGTCGTGTCTGGAAATATCTGGGATCACTTGTTATGTGTGTGGGAATCATTCTGCTGTTTTACTTCCGCTATCGTCCGCATGTTCGTCCACGTTCCACCTAAGAAGTGACCGAATACATATTGCCGCCTTGAGCGTTTCATACACAATAAACAGCTCAAGGAGGATTTCATGAAAAATTTAGTTATGGTTCTATTTATGATTCTGGGGCTTTCATGCTTTGCGCACGCCGAAGATCAGACACTGGTGACTTTGCCTGTAGAGATTGAATCCATGGTCGAGATGTCCACCGCTGATATGCCGACGGACGTGGACCTGCAAGGTGGTGGCGGATCCACATCCCGTTACTGCTGTATGAACCGTGGGAACTATTGCGACATGGGTTACACGGACCGCTTTGGTCAGCCGTGCAAGTGCTACACTGGCAACAACGTCTATCACGGACACGTCTGCCGAAACTAAAAACCGATTCCCCCGGGCAAGTCCGCTGATGGCATCCTTTCCCGTTAGCTGACTTGCCTGGTTCCCAAATGTGAAAGCATCTTAATGTTAGTCCCGTTGACAAAACTTTTCGTTGGACCGAGCTTCAATTTAAAACGAGGACTATATGAAAAAACTGGCATCGGTTCTTTTTATGGTAATTTGCAGCTCTGTGGTGCAGGCTGCGCCACACACTTTGTTTTGTCAGCGCCCCTATCACCATGACATCTTCAAT is from Bdellovibrio bacteriovorus str. Tiberius and encodes:
- a CDS encoding cytochrome c biogenesis protein ResB yields the protein MFRSVIRFFASLKLAVVIIAVLAVLISVGTFVEARFDAWTAKQLVYNSVWMYSALGLLVTSLVAVIADRWPWKPRHAAFIFAHVGIIMIIFGALLTQLYGVDGIIRLTGTAEAVNEVQLQDTQLTVYRSRSGDGYDKVYSEEVNFLKNPITAKEPFLIKAKGLHFELLESIPYGLAQTRVEASPTAQSGSAVRFQLANANVSEIDWLIQRNAFERAEKQIGPVLLTMGGLWQRRPEINEIRLYQNEKQQLNYALYSKDNQNPYKRGTLAEGDRIQTAWMGLELRTLQFLTKAVQKYEVRAMDRPTPATRASLKVRYNGQESYLVLNDYIKVFTDEWVYLVAYHHKKIPLGFDISLRNFKKTDYPGTMRAMAYESEVQFADQRATISMNEPLKHQDYYIYQASFEESPNGGVAASILSVNRDPGRVWKYLGSLVMCVGIILLFYFRYRPHVRPRST